Proteins from a single region of Bradyrhizobium diazoefficiens:
- a CDS encoding Lrp/AsnC family transcriptional regulator: protein MVPFFVQIKCKLGQSYTVANALAEAEIASEIYSTAGQYDLLVKFYVDKDTDIGHFVNEKVQVLPGIQDTLTIITFKAFGTS, encoded by the coding sequence ATGGTTCCTTTTTTCGTCCAGATCAAATGCAAGCTCGGCCAGTCCTATACGGTCGCCAACGCGCTTGCCGAAGCCGAGATCGCCTCCGAGATCTACTCCACCGCCGGCCAATACGATTTGCTTGTGAAATTCTACGTCGACAAGGACACCGACATCGGCCACTTCGTCAACGAGAAGGTGCAGGTGCTGCCCGGCATCCAGGACACCCTCACCATCATCACCTTCAAGGCGTTCGGCACGAGTTAG
- a CDS encoding DegT/DnrJ/EryC1/StrS family aminotransferase produces MSTTQEGAKNQAMNQHLRCEPIPFIDVSSQRRRLGTSLDAAVKRVLDHCQFVNGPEVFELEKQLAAYSGAKHVIACASGTDAILMVMMAKNVGPGDAVLCPSFTFIATASPVARTGATPVYVDVDEATFNMSPESLKRGIATARKAGLKPVAVIPVDLFGQPADHDSIAEIAREEGLFVLDDAAQGFGASYKGRKLGTFGLATATSFFPAKPLGCFGDGGAILTDDDELAAKLRSIRVHGQGIDKYDNVRLGLTGRLDTMQAAILIEKLKIFDDEISARNKVAERYARGLSNVVTVPRLAPGNTSVWAQYTIRLPEGTDRDGFAAALKAQGVPTAIYYGKSMHQQTAYKQYPVADGGLPACESLSQDVISLPMHAYLTEADQERVIAAVRGAVSG; encoded by the coding sequence ATGTCGACCACGCAAGAAGGCGCCAAGAACCAGGCCATGAACCAGCATCTGCGTTGCGAACCCATTCCCTTCATCGATGTCAGCTCGCAGCGCCGCCGACTCGGCACCTCGCTCGATGCCGCCGTCAAGCGCGTGCTCGACCATTGCCAGTTCGTCAACGGCCCCGAGGTCTTCGAGCTCGAGAAGCAGCTCGCGGCCTATTCAGGCGCCAAGCACGTCATCGCCTGCGCCAGCGGCACCGACGCCATCCTGATGGTGATGATGGCGAAGAATGTCGGGCCCGGCGATGCCGTGCTGTGTCCGTCCTTCACCTTCATCGCGACCGCGTCCCCGGTGGCGCGGACCGGCGCGACGCCTGTCTACGTCGACGTCGATGAAGCGACCTTCAACATGAGCCCGGAGTCGCTCAAGCGCGGCATCGCGACCGCGCGCAAGGCCGGCCTGAAGCCGGTCGCGGTCATTCCGGTCGATCTGTTCGGGCAGCCGGCCGACCACGATTCCATTGCCGAGATCGCCCGGGAGGAAGGCCTGTTCGTGCTCGACGACGCCGCGCAAGGATTTGGCGCGAGCTACAAGGGCCGCAAGCTCGGCACCTTCGGGCTTGCCACCGCGACCAGCTTCTTCCCGGCAAAGCCGCTCGGCTGTTTCGGCGACGGCGGCGCGATTCTGACCGATGACGACGAGCTCGCAGCCAAGCTGCGCAGCATCCGCGTGCACGGGCAGGGCATCGACAAATACGACAACGTCCGCCTCGGCCTGACCGGCCGGCTCGACACCATGCAGGCCGCGATCCTGATCGAGAAGCTGAAGATCTTCGACGACGAGATCTCCGCCCGCAACAAGGTCGCGGAGCGCTACGCGCGAGGGCTGAGCAACGTCGTCACCGTGCCGCGCCTTGCGCCCGGCAATACCTCGGTCTGGGCGCAATACACCATCCGTCTGCCTGAGGGCACCGACCGCGACGGCTTCGCCGCCGCGCTTAAGGCCCAGGGCGTGCCGACCGCGATCTATTACGGCAAGTCGATGCATCAGCAGACCGCCTACAAGCAGTATCCGGTCGCCGATGGCGGCCTGCCTGCTTGCGAAAGCCTGTCGCAGGACGTCATCAGCCTGCCGATGCACGCCTATCTGACGGAAGCCGACCAGGAGCGGGTCATCGCCGCCGTCCGCGGCGCGGTTTCGGGCTGA
- a CDS encoding CHRD domain-containing protein — MNKALFATLAFGAAVAFAGSASAEKLKATLNGKSEVPATTSSGTGTADIDYDAASKKLSWKLTYSGLSGPATAAHFHGPAEAGKNAGVMVPIPGAASSPVEGSATLTDAQASDLLAGKLYVNIHTAANPGGEIRGQVTK, encoded by the coding sequence ATGAACAAAGCGCTTTTTGCCACGCTGGCATTCGGAGCCGCCGTCGCATTCGCAGGCTCGGCCAGTGCGGAGAAACTGAAGGCCACGCTGAACGGCAAGTCCGAAGTGCCCGCCACGACCAGCAGCGGCACCGGCACGGCCGATATCGATTATGACGCCGCCAGCAAGAAGCTCTCCTGGAAGCTGACCTATTCCGGCCTCTCCGGCCCCGCCACCGCCGCGCATTTCCACGGCCCCGCCGAGGCCGGCAAGAACGCCGGCGTCATGGTCCCGATCCCCGGCGCCGCATCGAGCCCGGTCGAAGGCTCGGCGACGCTCACCGACGCGCAGGCGTCTGATCTTCTCGCCGGCAAGCTCTACGTCAACATTCACACCGCAGCCAATCCGGGCGGTGAAATCCGCGGCCAGGTGACCAAGTAA
- a CDS encoding cytochrome c: MLRRAILAALIAAVAAFAVYWWLTAPTALALPPPTRGPDLAKGQELFNAGGCSSCHAVPNQPDRLRLGGGLALGSPFGTFYAPNISPDTTDGIGRWGEADFVNAVMRGISPEGTHYFPAFPYTSYHIAKLDDVRDLFAYLKTLPPVSGRVRDHDLPFPFNIRRNVGIWKLLFMDVRPFMPDATRSAQWNRGAYLVNGFGHCAECHSPRNVLGGVIRGERFAGGPNPEGEGWVPNITQKGLGSWSEKDIADFLETGDMPEGDSASGAMRPVIKNLAQLAPEDRAAMAAYLKSLPPVDGPTPPKRKEAGG, encoded by the coding sequence ATGCTGCGACGAGCAATCCTTGCCGCCCTGATTGCTGCCGTCGCAGCGTTTGCCGTCTATTGGTGGCTGACCGCGCCGACCGCTTTGGCCTTGCCGCCGCCGACGCGCGGGCCCGATCTCGCCAAGGGGCAGGAGTTGTTCAATGCCGGCGGCTGCTCGTCCTGCCATGCCGTGCCCAACCAACCCGACCGCTTGCGGCTCGGCGGCGGCCTGGCGCTCGGCTCGCCATTCGGGACGTTCTATGCTCCGAACATTTCGCCTGACACCACCGACGGCATCGGTCGCTGGGGCGAGGCCGATTTCGTCAACGCGGTGATGCGCGGCATTTCACCCGAGGGCACGCACTACTTCCCGGCGTTTCCCTACACCTCCTATCATATCGCCAAACTCGACGACGTCCGCGATCTCTTCGCGTATCTGAAAACGCTGCCGCCGGTGTCCGGCCGGGTGCGGGACCACGATCTGCCGTTTCCCTTCAACATCCGCCGAAATGTCGGCATCTGGAAATTGCTGTTCATGGATGTCAGGCCGTTCATGCCGGATGCAACGCGTTCCGCGCAATGGAATCGCGGCGCCTATCTCGTCAATGGTTTCGGCCACTGCGCCGAATGCCACAGTCCGCGCAACGTGCTCGGTGGTGTCATCCGGGGCGAGCGTTTCGCGGGCGGTCCCAATCCCGAGGGCGAGGGCTGGGTGCCCAACATCACGCAGAAGGGGTTGGGTAGCTGGAGCGAGAAGGACATCGCCGACTTCCTCGAAACCGGCGACATGCCCGAGGGCGACAGCGCATCAGGCGCGATGCGGCCGGTGATCAAGAACCTCGCGCAATTGGCACCCGAGGATCGCGCCGCGATGGCGGCCTATCTGAAGTCGCTGCCGCCGGTGGACGGGCCGACGCCGCCCAAGCGCAAGGAGGCTGGCGGCTGA
- a CDS encoding PAS domain-containing sensor histidine kinase yields the protein MWAYFQRLLDTSMFSPHGICLLWEPELIWLHVVSDACIAAAYFSIPFALAILVTKRRDLKFGWVFWAFAVFIMACGLTHVLSIYTLWVPIYGIEGLVKAATAVASIFTAAALWPLLPKILTIPSPFELQKVQAALEEEEIKSRDATLLLRQVGDAQRAMRESVTRLTAVVETAVDGVILFDAQTRILLFNPACERLFGYQAHEVMNLDIGMLMSSEQKRPSTGHARRFATGEAVGLRKDGSSFPMDLSVGQAWQDGELIYVGIIHDLTKRKLTEQQLQQAQKMETVGQLSGGIAHDFNNLLTVIIGNAEHLSEQLKGRPDLRQFADDIWQSGERGAELTQQLLAFSRRQLLQPRTIDCRELIESMLKLFKRTLRENIEIKTAFGPGTIQTFADRAQLESAVLNLVLNAQDAMPAGGHLTLGTELVAVDDDYRALHPEVTSGAYALISVTDDGEGMTPEVIEHAFEPFFTTKEVGKGSGLGLSMVYGFAKQSDGHVSISSERGLGTTVRIYLPCAGGGHSLSNVLESEESAPRGRETILIAEDDPFVRSSVILRVEALGYRVVAAVNGQEALQRLRADPGIDMLFTDIVMPGMSGWELADQARRIRPGLPVLFTSGYALETLLEQGRAHAHAVVLTKPYRKSELAQRLRDAFAAAVVAW from the coding sequence ATGTGGGCCTATTTCCAACGTCTCCTGGACACCTCGATGTTCTCACCGCACGGCATCTGCCTGCTGTGGGAGCCTGAACTGATCTGGCTCCACGTCGTCTCAGACGCCTGCATCGCGGCGGCGTATTTCTCGATCCCGTTCGCGCTCGCGATCCTCGTCACCAAACGGCGTGACCTCAAATTCGGCTGGGTCTTTTGGGCCTTTGCGGTCTTCATCATGGCCTGCGGCCTGACGCATGTGCTGTCGATCTACACACTCTGGGTGCCGATCTATGGCATCGAGGGCCTGGTCAAAGCGGCGACCGCCGTTGCATCGATCTTCACGGCGGCGGCACTGTGGCCGCTCCTGCCGAAAATCCTGACGATCCCTTCTCCGTTCGAACTGCAAAAGGTCCAAGCCGCGCTCGAGGAGGAGGAGATCAAGAGCCGGGACGCGACGCTGCTGCTCCGGCAGGTCGGGGACGCCCAGCGCGCGATGCGCGAGAGCGTGACGCGGCTCACCGCAGTGGTCGAGACCGCGGTCGACGGCGTCATCCTGTTCGACGCGCAAACCCGCATTCTCCTGTTCAATCCCGCCTGCGAACGGCTGTTCGGCTATCAGGCCCACGAGGTGATGAATCTCGATATCGGCATGCTGATGTCCAGCGAGCAGAAGCGCCCATCCACCGGTCATGCGCGGCGTTTCGCAACCGGGGAAGCCGTCGGCCTGCGCAAGGACGGATCGAGCTTTCCGATGGATCTGTCGGTCGGCCAGGCGTGGCAGGATGGCGAGCTGATCTATGTCGGCATCATCCACGATTTGACCAAGCGCAAGCTGACCGAGCAGCAGCTCCAGCAGGCGCAGAAGATGGAGACGGTCGGCCAGCTCTCCGGCGGCATCGCGCATGACTTCAACAACCTCCTGACCGTGATCATCGGCAATGCCGAGCATCTGAGCGAGCAGCTCAAGGGCCGGCCCGATCTGCGGCAATTCGCTGACGATATCTGGCAGTCCGGCGAACGCGGCGCGGAGCTGACGCAGCAACTGCTCGCATTCAGCCGCCGCCAGTTGCTCCAGCCGCGCACGATCGATTGCCGCGAGCTGATCGAGTCCATGCTCAAGCTGTTCAAGCGCACCTTACGCGAAAATATCGAGATCAAGACGGCGTTCGGGCCGGGCACGATCCAGACTTTTGCCGACCGCGCCCAGCTCGAATCCGCCGTGCTGAACCTTGTGCTCAACGCGCAGGACGCCATGCCGGCCGGCGGGCATTTGACGCTGGGCACGGAGCTGGTTGCCGTCGACGACGACTATCGCGCGCTTCACCCCGAAGTGACGTCCGGCGCCTACGCGCTGATTTCCGTCACCGACGACGGCGAAGGCATGACGCCCGAGGTCATCGAGCACGCCTTCGAACCGTTCTTCACAACCAAGGAGGTCGGCAAGGGCTCTGGCCTCGGGCTGAGCATGGTCTATGGCTTCGCCAAGCAATCCGACGGCCATGTCTCGATCTCTAGCGAACGGGGCCTCGGGACGACGGTCCGGATCTACCTCCCGTGCGCCGGCGGCGGACACTCGCTGAGCAACGTGCTGGAGAGCGAAGAGAGCGCGCCGCGCGGCCGTGAGACCATCCTGATCGCGGAGGACGATCCGTTCGTGCGCTCCTCGGTCATCCTGAGAGTAGAGGCGCTCGGCTATCGCGTCGTCGCCGCCGTCAATGGCCAGGAAGCCTTGCAGCGCCTGCGCGCCGATCCCGGCATCGACATGCTGTTCACCGATATCGTCATGCCCGGAATGAGCGGCTGGGAGCTCGCCGATCAGGCCCGGCGTATCAGGCCCGGCCTGCCGGTGCTGTTCACCTCAGGCTATGCGCTGGAGACCCTGCTCGAGCAGGGCCGCGCGCATGCGCACGCGGTGGTCCTGACCAAGCCCTACCGCAAGTCCGAGCTCGCCCAGCGGCTCAGGGACGCATTCGCGGCGGCGGTGGTGGCTTGGTAG
- the murJ gene encoding murein biosynthesis integral membrane protein MurJ, protein MLGRIFTVGGYTLLSRLTGFARDIMLAAILGAGPVADAFFVALRLPNHFRAIFAEGAFNAAWVPAYAHVHGEKGEGAARLFADRIFTLLLASQVVLLIVAWLFMPQAMSILAPGFSDDAEQRKLAIELTRITFPYLLLITLVTLYGGMLNVMQRFASAAAASIFLNVAMMMTLALAAWFPTAGHAAAWGVLISGFMQYFLLAGDLARHGGLPRFAPLRLDEDVRAFFRALGPATLGSMGTQVALFADTIIATFLPAGALSALYYADRLNQLPIGVIGIAIGTVLLPEMSRRITANDHDGAMKAQRRAFDFTLLFSVPFVAAFLTVPDEIMRALFARGAFSKADAVAAGGTLAAYAIGLIPFVLIRSAVATFYARKDTATPVRASLSGIAVNVALKLALMGSLAQIGLALATAVGVWTNLLLVLFFAVRRGFLALDRAWLLSLAKFLVTGIILSAAFWLIARFGGSSLRAMHFRDELTLLLLAAGGTIVYALVILALFGRSWLVSLVRG, encoded by the coding sequence ATGCTCGGACGCATCTTCACGGTCGGTGGTTACACGCTGCTCTCGCGGCTGACGGGATTTGCCCGCGACATCATGCTCGCGGCGATCCTCGGTGCCGGCCCCGTGGCCGACGCTTTTTTCGTGGCGCTGCGGCTGCCCAATCATTTCCGCGCGATCTTCGCCGAGGGCGCTTTCAACGCGGCCTGGGTGCCGGCCTATGCCCATGTCCACGGCGAGAAGGGGGAGGGGGCGGCACGGCTGTTCGCCGACCGCATTTTCACGCTGCTCTTGGCCTCGCAGGTCGTGCTGCTGATCGTCGCCTGGCTGTTCATGCCGCAGGCCATGAGCATCCTGGCGCCCGGCTTTTCCGATGACGCCGAGCAGCGCAAGCTCGCGATCGAGCTGACCCGGATCACCTTTCCCTATCTGCTGCTGATCACGCTGGTGACGCTCTATGGCGGCATGCTCAACGTGATGCAGCGCTTCGCCAGCGCCGCGGCCGCGTCGATCTTCCTCAATGTCGCGATGATGATGACGTTGGCGCTCGCCGCCTGGTTTCCGACCGCGGGCCACGCTGCCGCCTGGGGCGTCCTGATCTCCGGCTTTATGCAATATTTCCTGCTTGCCGGCGATCTCGCCCGCCATGGCGGTCTGCCGCGCTTTGCGCCGCTGAGGCTCGATGAGGATGTCCGTGCCTTCTTCAGGGCGCTCGGGCCTGCGACGTTGGGTTCGATGGGCACGCAGGTCGCGCTGTTCGCCGACACCATCATCGCGACCTTCCTCCCCGCCGGCGCGCTGTCGGCGCTGTATTACGCCGATCGCCTCAACCAGCTCCCGATCGGCGTGATCGGCATTGCGATCGGCACCGTGCTGCTGCCGGAGATGTCGCGGCGGATCACGGCCAACGATCATGACGGTGCGATGAAGGCGCAGCGCCGCGCCTTCGATTTCACGCTGCTGTTCTCGGTGCCCTTTGTCGCGGCGTTTCTCACCGTGCCCGATGAGATCATGCGCGCGCTGTTCGCCCGCGGTGCGTTCTCGAAGGCCGACGCCGTCGCCGCCGGCGGCACACTCGCGGCCTATGCCATCGGCCTGATTCCCTTTGTGCTGATCCGCAGCGCGGTCGCAACGTTCTACGCGCGCAAGGACACGGCGACCCCGGTTCGTGCCTCGCTGTCGGGTATCGCGGTCAATGTTGCGTTGAAACTCGCACTGATGGGCTCGCTGGCCCAGATCGGCCTGGCGCTGGCGACCGCCGTCGGTGTCTGGACCAATCTGCTGCTGGTGCTCTTCTTCGCCGTGCGGCGCGGCTTTCTTGCGCTGGACCGCGCCTGGCTGCTGTCGCTCGCCAAATTCCTAGTGACCGGGATAATCCTGTCCGCCGCCTTCTGGCTAATTGCGCGTTTTGGCGGTTCTTCGCTGCGCGCGATGCACTTCCGGGACGAATTGACGCTGCTCCTGTTGGCGGCCGGAGGCACGATCGTCTATGCGCTGGTGATCCTCGCATTGTTCGGCCGCAGCTGGCTGGTCTCGCTGGTGCGCGGTTAG
- a CDS encoding cystathionine gamma-synthase family protein yields MAKPFPSKTHIGNHMLHPETLMLTYGYDPQLSEGAIKPPVFLTSTFVFKTAEDGQDFFDYVAGRREPPEGMGAGLVYSRFNHPNSEIVEDRLAVYERTESCALFSSGMAAISTTILAFVRPGDVILHSQPLYGGTETLLTNTLSRFSIGAVGFADGIDEVVVSQAAEEAMRKGRVTMILVETPANPTTGLVDIALMRRVADSIGMAQGHTPIIACDNTLLGPVFQRPIEHGADLSLYSLTKYVGGHSDLIAGAALGSKAIMKGIKALRGAIGTQLDPHSCWMINRSLETLSLRMEKADSNARLVADFLRDHAKVAKVHYLGHHEETSPSGRVFARQCLGAGSTFSFDIVGGQAAAEKFLDGLQIFKLAVSLGGTESLASLPATMTHSGVPADIRRKIGVLDCTIRLSIGIENPSDLIADLEQALSAA; encoded by the coding sequence ATGGCAAAACCATTTCCGTCAAAAACCCATATCGGCAACCATATGCTGCATCCGGAAACGCTGATGCTGACCTATGGCTACGATCCGCAATTGTCGGAAGGCGCCATCAAGCCGCCGGTGTTTTTGACCTCGACCTTCGTTTTCAAGACGGCCGAGGACGGGCAGGACTTCTTCGATTACGTCGCAGGCCGGCGCGAGCCGCCGGAGGGCATGGGCGCGGGGCTGGTCTATTCGCGCTTCAACCATCCCAACAGCGAGATCGTCGAGGACAGGCTTGCAGTGTATGAACGCACCGAGAGCTGCGCGCTGTTTTCATCCGGCATGGCGGCAATCTCGACGACGATTTTGGCGTTCGTGCGCCCCGGTGACGTCATTCTGCACTCGCAACCGCTCTATGGCGGGACGGAAACCTTGTTGACGAACACGTTGTCCCGGTTCTCCATCGGCGCGGTCGGCTTCGCCGACGGCATTGACGAAGTGGTAGTCAGCCAGGCGGCCGAGGAGGCGATGCGCAAGGGCCGGGTCACGATGATCCTGGTCGAGACGCCCGCCAACCCGACCACTGGCCTCGTCGACATCGCGCTGATGCGCCGTGTCGCCGACAGCATCGGCATGGCCCAGGGACATACGCCGATCATCGCCTGCGACAACACGTTGCTCGGCCCTGTCTTTCAGCGGCCGATCGAGCATGGTGCGGACCTGTCGCTGTACTCGCTGACGAAATATGTCGGCGGTCATTCCGACCTGATCGCGGGCGCCGCGCTCGGCTCGAAAGCGATCATGAAAGGCATCAAGGCGCTGCGCGGCGCGATCGGCACCCAGCTAGATCCGCATTCCTGCTGGATGATCAACCGCTCGCTCGAGACGTTGAGCCTGCGGATGGAGAAGGCCGACAGCAACGCGCGCCTCGTCGCGGATTTCTTGCGCGACCACGCCAAGGTCGCGAAGGTCCATTATCTCGGCCATCACGAAGAGACCTCACCCTCGGGGCGCGTGTTCGCGCGGCAATGCTTAGGTGCGGGTTCGACGTTCTCGTTCGACATCGTCGGCGGCCAGGCGGCGGCGGAGAAATTCCTCGACGGCTTGCAGATCTTCAAGCTCGCGGTGAGCCTTGGCGGCACCGAGTCGCTGGCGAGCCTGCCGGCGACGATGACCCATTCCGGCGTTCCGGCCGACATCCGCCGCAAGATCGGCGTGCTCGATTGCACGATCCGGCTGTCGATCGGCATCGAAAATCCGTCGGATCTGATCGCGGATCTCGAGCAGGCGCTTAGCGCGGCTTAA
- a CDS encoding cytochrome c encodes MKRTLIVAGTLVLGVGAAMAQQEVAVQQDNLMRSQAKSLYTVILKMTKGDIPYNQKAVDEAIANLEADVAKISKTFDVNPKQDVVNATYGASPKVWQNKADFDSKIPPVQKAIADVKGKITNLASLKSAYTAINDRCTDCHETYRLKLK; translated from the coding sequence ATGAAACGTACGTTGATTGTCGCGGGCACCCTCGTTCTCGGTGTGGGCGCCGCGATGGCGCAGCAGGAGGTTGCCGTCCAGCAGGACAATCTGATGCGCTCGCAGGCCAAGAGCCTGTATACGGTCATCCTGAAGATGACGAAGGGCGATATCCCCTACAACCAGAAGGCCGTCGACGAGGCGATTGCCAATCTGGAGGCCGACGTCGCCAAGATCTCCAAGACGTTTGACGTCAATCCCAAGCAGGATGTGGTGAATGCGACCTACGGGGCATCGCCAAAGGTCTGGCAGAACAAGGCTGATTTCGACTCCAAGATCCCGCCGGTGCAGAAGGCGATCGCCGACGTCAAGGGCAAGATCACCAATCTGGCGAGCTTGAAGAGCGCGTATACCGCGATCAATGATCGCTGCACAGACTGTCACGAGACGTACCGGTTGAAGCTGAAGTAG
- a CDS encoding DUF1127 domain-containing protein, which yields MPPQLTNITSEMEVGAAKRGLDRSIVLSLLKRYWRAFQQRRQGQRVTLQDLSDRELMDIGLTRGEIDYFTPERAIERLRDRAMDPWGRGGM from the coding sequence ATGCCACCACAACTGACGAACATCACATCCGAGATGGAGGTCGGCGCAGCCAAGCGCGGCCTCGACCGCTCCATCGTCTTGAGCTTGCTCAAGCGATACTGGCGTGCGTTTCAGCAGCGGCGCCAGGGCCAGCGAGTCACCTTGCAGGACCTGAGTGACAGGGAGCTCATGGATATCGGCCTGACGCGCGGTGAGATCGACTACTTCACGCCTGAACGCGCTATCGAGAGGCTGAGAGATCGCGCGATGGATCCATGGGGGCGCGGTGGGATGTAA
- a CDS encoding xanthine dehydrogenase family protein molybdopterin-binding subunit: MAAPIKFGVGQSVLRKEDDTLIRGKGRYTDDYAPQAALRCLVLRSPHAHATYTIDASRAHGLPGVALILTAADVADLGNLPCLFNLETDPFTGPPYPILAKDEVRHVGDCIAFVVAETIDQARDAIEAIDVKWSPLPAVTGVVNAVKKGAPQVWPDKPGNILFDVSIGDKAATEAAFAKAHAVAEISIVNPRVVASFMETRAAVCEYDAKADHLTLTVGSQGSHRLRDILCQNVLNIPTDKMRVICPDVGGGFGTKLFPYREYALLAVAARKLKKAVKWAADRSEHFMGDAQGRDNVTTAKMALTEDGKFLAMDCDLMGDMGAYLSTFGPYIPHGGAGMLPGLYDIQAFHCRVRTIFTNSVPVDAYRGAGRPEAAYVIERLVDACARKLDMTPDAIRRKNFIQPKALPYKTATGKVYDSGDFAAHLKRAMEIAEWKEFGKRAKAAKKNGLIRGIGLASYVEVCGVMGEETANVRLDPNGDVTVLIGTQSSGQGHQTAYAQIVAEQFGLAPERVHVRQGDTAEIATGLGTGGSASIPSGGVSVERATRELGTKLKEIAAQALEASAGDLEITDGVIRIAGTDRSISFADLAKRASADSSKLNGSATFASADGTYPNGTHLAEVEIDPATGIIKIVNYVIVDDFGKTLNPLLLAGQVHGGAMQGIGQALMEQVVYGAGDGQLITATYMDYALPRAADGPSFVFETNNIPCTTNPMGVKGAGEAGAIGSCPAVVNAIVDALWREYKIDHIDMPATPERVWIAINEHHRRHRL; this comes from the coding sequence ATGGCGGCTCCCATCAAGTTCGGCGTTGGCCAAAGCGTGCTGCGCAAGGAGGATGACACGCTCATCCGCGGCAAGGGCCGCTATACCGACGATTATGCGCCGCAGGCTGCGCTGCGCTGCCTGGTGCTGCGCTCGCCTCATGCGCATGCCACATACACCATCGATGCGAGCCGCGCCCACGGACTTCCCGGCGTTGCGCTGATCCTGACCGCGGCTGATGTTGCGGATCTCGGCAATCTGCCGTGTCTGTTCAATCTCGAGACCGATCCGTTCACCGGACCGCCTTACCCGATCCTTGCCAAGGACGAGGTGCGCCATGTCGGCGATTGCATCGCCTTCGTCGTCGCTGAGACCATCGACCAGGCCCGCGACGCGATCGAGGCGATCGACGTCAAATGGTCGCCGCTGCCGGCGGTGACCGGCGTCGTCAACGCCGTCAAGAAGGGCGCGCCGCAGGTCTGGCCCGACAAGCCCGGCAACATCCTGTTCGACGTCTCGATCGGCGACAAGGCCGCGACCGAAGCTGCGTTCGCGAAAGCGCATGCGGTGGCCGAGATCTCCATCGTCAATCCGCGCGTGGTCGCAAGCTTCATGGAGACGCGCGCGGCGGTCTGCGAATACGACGCCAAGGCCGATCATTTGACGCTGACGGTCGGCAGCCAGGGCAGCCATCGCCTGCGCGATATCCTCTGCCAGAACGTGCTGAACATCCCGACCGACAAGATGCGGGTGATCTGCCCCGATGTCGGCGGCGGTTTTGGCACAAAGCTGTTCCCGTATCGCGAATACGCCCTCCTTGCAGTCGCGGCACGAAAACTGAAGAAGGCGGTGAAATGGGCGGCCGACCGCTCCGAGCATTTCATGGGCGACGCGCAGGGCCGCGATAACGTCACCACTGCGAAGATGGCCCTGACTGAAGACGGCAAATTCCTCGCGATGGATTGCGACCTGATGGGCGACATGGGCGCCTATCTCTCGACCTTCGGGCCATATATCCCGCATGGCGGCGCCGGCATGCTGCCGGGCCTCTACGACATCCAGGCCTTCCACTGCCGCGTGCGCACCATCTTCACCAACAGCGTGCCGGTCGATGCCTATCGCGGCGCGGGCCGGCCGGAGGCGGCCTATGTCATCGAGCGTCTCGTCGACGCCTGCGCGCGAAAACTCGACATGACGCCGGATGCGATCCGTCGCAAGAATTTCATCCAGCCGAAAGCGCTGCCCTACAAGACCGCCACGGGCAAGGTCTACGATTCCGGCGATTTCGCCGCGCATCTCAAGCGCGCGATGGAGATCGCCGAGTGGAAGGAGTTTGGAAAGCGCGCCAAGGCGGCCAAGAAGAACGGCCTGATCCGCGGCATCGGCCTTGCGAGCTATGTCGAGGTCTGCGGCGTGATGGGCGAGGAGACCGCCAATGTGCGGCTCGATCCCAATGGCGACGTCACCGTCCTGATCGGCACGCAGTCGAGCGGGCAGGGCCACCAGACCGCCTATGCGCAGATCGTCGCCGAGCAGTTCGGCCTGGCGCCGGAGCGCGTGCACGTCCGCCAGGGCGACACCGCCGAGATCGCGACCGGGCTCGGCACCGGCGGCTCGGCCTCTATACCGTCAGGCGGCGTCAGCGTCGAACGCGCCACGCGTGAGCTCGGTACCAAGCTGAAGGAGATCGCGGCGCAGGCGCTGGAAGCGAGCGCCGGCGACCTCGAGATTACCGACGGCGTTATCCGTATCGCCGGCACCGACCGCTCGATCTCGTTTGCCGATCTTGCCAAGCGCGCGAGCGCCGATTCCTCGAAGCTGAACGGCAGCGCGACGTTCGCCAGCGCCGATGGAACCTATCCCAACGGCACGCATTTGGCGGAGGTCGAGATCGATCCAGCCACCGGCATCATCAAAATCGTCAATTACGTGATCGTCGACGATTTCGGCAAGACGCTCAATCCGCTGCTGCTCGCAGGTCAGGTGCATGGCGGCGCCATGCAGGGCATCGGCCAGGCGCTGATGGAGCAGGTGGTCTATGGCGCGGGCGATGGCCAGCTCATCACCGCGACCTACATGGACTACGCGCTGCCGCGTGCGGCGGACGGCCCCTCCTTCGTGTTCGAGACCAACAACATTCCCTGCACGACCAATCCGATGGGCGTGAAGGGTGCGGGCGAGGCCGGCGCGATCGGCTCCTGTCCGGCCGTCGTCAACGCCATCGTCGACGCGCTCTGGCGCGAATACAAGATCGACCACATTGACATGCCGGCGACACCAGAACGTGTTTGGATCGCGATCAACGAGCACCATCGCCGCCATCGCCTATAG